The Deinococcus roseus genome window below encodes:
- a CDS encoding HAD family hydrolase, translating to MRSAIVFDLDGTLIDSARDITVAFQQACVNAGHAAPEEEHVRALIGRPLREMFHTFLPDADMDALIAAYRAYYDENCTVYTRFYPGVLETLTILKGRGYSLAVATTKYPRVARLVSEKLGLTPYLDHIQGTEGFAHKPEPDVIFAALETLQAPGLWMVGDTTADVLAGKAAGLKTYAVTWGTHSKDILETVHPDVIADSLDALLDLCP from the coding sequence ATGCGCTCTGCAATCGTTTTTGATCTGGATGGCACCCTCATTGACTCTGCCCGTGACATCACTGTGGCTTTTCAGCAGGCCTGCGTGAATGCAGGACATGCTGCTCCTGAAGAAGAACATGTCCGTGCCCTGATCGGACGCCCACTGCGGGAGATGTTTCACACCTTCTTGCCTGATGCAGACATGGATGCCCTGATTGCGGCTTACCGTGCCTACTACGATGAAAACTGCACGGTTTACACCCGTTTTTATCCTGGTGTGCTGGAGACACTGACCATTCTGAAAGGCAGAGGGTATTCCCTTGCCGTGGCCACCACCAAATACCCCAGGGTGGCCAGACTGGTCAGTGAAAAACTGGGCCTCACCCCTTACCTGGACCACATTCAGGGCACCGAGGGTTTTGCCCACAAACCTGAGCCAGATGTGATTTTTGCGGCTCTGGAAACTTTGCAGGCCCCTGGGCTCTGGATGGTGGGGGACACCACTGCGGATGTGCTGGCAGGCAAGGCTGCAGGTCTGAAAACCTATGCAGTGACCTGGGGCACCCACAGCAAAGACATTCTGGAAACCGTGCATCCAGATGTGATCGCAGATTCTCTGGATGCCTTGCTGGACCTGTGCCCCTGA
- a CDS encoding leishmanolysin-related zinc metalloendopeptidase — translation MKWNCLSVVLLLGFSSCGNSSLPVTGPQTQEPYNITLVFAGEPLLTSQEKAFFQQAAHRWEQVVAKGLPDVSGSIQVDDLLITVTAASMDGPGRIMSQSGPLLLRSGSNLPVTGMIHFDLDDLHIREQDGTLQNVILHEMGHVLGIGTIWNAYLNYDNASGCLQSSDIEFTGKHANQQFHQLGEAGFIPVENQYGAGNKCGHWDEETFKTELMTGFSTSNPMPLSKMTIGALEDLGYQVNYGVADTYALPRPEPAPQHHSFQPDQSSQPDQEIQELLTHPQVLQQDAGQQ, via the coding sequence TTGAAATGGAACTGTCTTTCTGTCGTGCTGCTGCTGGGATTCAGCAGCTGTGGAAACTCCAGCCTTCCCGTCACCGGTCCCCAGACCCAGGAGCCTTACAACATCACCCTGGTGTTTGCTGGTGAACCTCTGCTCACCAGCCAGGAAAAAGCCTTTTTCCAGCAGGCCGCCCACCGCTGGGAGCAGGTGGTGGCAAAGGGCCTCCCAGATGTTTCTGGGTCCATCCAGGTGGACGACCTGCTGATCACCGTCACTGCTGCCAGCATGGATGGACCCGGCAGGATCATGTCGCAGTCTGGCCCCCTGCTTCTGCGCTCAGGAAGCAACCTGCCCGTCACCGGAATGATTCACTTTGACCTCGACGACCTTCACATCCGGGAGCAGGACGGCACCCTGCAAAATGTGATCCTCCATGAAATGGGACATGTGCTGGGCATCGGCACCATCTGGAATGCCTACCTCAACTACGACAATGCCTCTGGGTGCCTGCAATCCAGCGACATCGAATTCACCGGGAAACATGCCAACCAGCAGTTTCACCAGCTTGGCGAAGCAGGTTTCATTCCCGTGGAAAACCAGTATGGTGCTGGCAACAAATGCGGTCACTGGGACGAAGAAACCTTCAAAACCGAACTGATGACCGGTTTCTCCACCAGCAACCCCATGCCCCTCAGCAAAATGACCATTGGGGCACTGGAAGACCTGGGGTATCAGGTCAATTATGGCGTTGCAGACACCTATGCCCTCCCCAGGCCTGAACCTGCCCCACAGCACCATTCATTCCAGCCAGATCAGTCATCCCAGCCAGATCAGGAAATACAGGAACTGCTGACCCATCCCCAGGTGCTGCAGCAGGATGCAGGTCAGCAGTAA
- a CDS encoding MalY/PatB family protein has translation MQERFDAVTVEECRAFTGAKWHHFGEEALALWVADMDFPIADEIQQAIQKRITHNIGYPQHGGDPELLDAIVDRLSGRFGWQIERKDIMLIPGVVRGLFAGVLALTQPGDGVVTQVPVYPPFLMSIENTGRVVQANPMLQKENTWELDFEQLESLVTPQTRLLMLCNPQNPTGRVFSRAELEKLAEFVLKHDLLVISDELHADLIFDGEHTVFASLSPEMESRTLTLYGPGKTFNLAGLGMGYIISRNPELLARVRKATVGMLPEPNVLSMAGTLAAYTQAQQWEREVVQYLHANRDHLNARLKAELPEVKTAVPEGTYLQLLDFNAYPFAAEAQKVLLAGGVALNEGTAFGKDYKGYVRINFATSRQILDQALDLMVKTVQTKTVQQNA, from the coding sequence ATGCAAGAACGCTTTGATGCAGTGACTGTCGAGGAATGCAGAGCATTTACCGGAGCCAAATGGCACCACTTCGGAGAGGAAGCCCTGGCCCTGTGGGTGGCAGACATGGACTTCCCCATTGCCGATGAGATCCAGCAGGCCATTCAGAAGCGCATCACCCACAACATTGGGTATCCTCAGCATGGGGGAGACCCTGAGTTGCTGGATGCCATTGTGGACCGCTTGTCCGGGCGTTTTGGCTGGCAGATTGAACGCAAAGACATCATGCTGATTCCTGGTGTGGTGCGGGGTCTGTTTGCAGGCGTGCTGGCCCTGACCCAGCCAGGAGATGGAGTGGTTACCCAGGTTCCGGTGTATCCTCCCTTCCTGATGTCCATTGAAAACACAGGTCGAGTGGTGCAGGCCAACCCCATGCTGCAAAAAGAAAACACCTGGGAGCTGGATTTTGAGCAACTGGAATCCCTGGTCACACCCCAGACCCGGCTCCTCATGCTGTGCAATCCACAGAACCCCACTGGGCGGGTGTTTTCACGTGCAGAGCTGGAAAAACTCGCGGAATTTGTCTTGAAACATGACCTGCTGGTGATCTCTGACGAACTGCATGCCGACCTGATTTTTGATGGGGAGCACACTGTTTTTGCCAGCCTGAGCCCGGAAATGGAAAGCCGGACCCTGACCCTGTATGGCCCTGGAAAGACCTTCAACCTGGCCGGTCTGGGGATGGGTTACATCATTTCTCGCAATCCAGAGCTGCTGGCCAGGGTGCGCAAAGCCACCGTGGGCATGTTGCCTGAGCCCAATGTGCTGTCCATGGCTGGAACGCTGGCGGCCTACACGCAGGCCCAACAATGGGAACGTGAAGTGGTGCAGTACCTGCACGCCAACCGGGACCACCTGAACGCCCGTCTGAAAGCCGAACTTCCCGAAGTCAAAACGGCGGTTCCAGAAGGGACTTACTTGCAATTGCTGGATTTCAATGCTTACCCCTTTGCTGCAGAAGCCCAGAAGGTGTTGCTGGCCGGAGGGGTGGCCCTCAATGAAGGCACAGCTTTCGGGAAGGATTACAAAGGTTATGTGCGCATCAATTTTGCCACCAGCCGTCAGATTCTGGACCAGGCCCTCGACCTGATGGTGAAAACCGTACAGACAAAGACAGTGCAGCAAAACGCCTGA
- a CDS encoding PEGA domain-containing protein produces the protein MLKTRIGMLALTGMLALASCGSQGPSTVTQPPVNATTVSVNFANPNGYTIVVKDAAGNTVTNLAQVAPGTYTVTFSKGGFKTQTRTYTFVEGQNYNLEVPTLEAISGAFFINDQGQIIEISKADVDNAGSRFVFYAWLENEQSGIYLPNITNFTDPGQPSAGEQDEVAPTNTQNLAAGYVGYKASDGKVYPVIGASVRWDILEQTGSVRFSAADDGGNSGGVTPQYISDNAMTAETFTNRAGNPNNARFPSSLQYPTYNRTGIGTPDTNGFTWTALNHDPKFTTATARVRAVAYVNGTEITKQWLNKTFAPSAKLTISKDPAAQETLVNEAKSFTVTVKNIGQGAATNIKLNDKLMSGNAAAYGITAPANSTPNTTDGFDASFDLAPGESRTFTFPAQASATGVYCDMATITSFVNGAFGVQNPTDLNDSACLTVRAPKLNIIKEFVDAAGNVIADPQTVMANTDASVRVTVSNGGDATATGVVVTDNLNGGASAPYSVSQLPTGTTANANDGFVAPAFDLAAGQTKSFLFKVRASEDGKYCDTASFTSRNAGTGMDDACLIVATPKLNIVKTNTPTDNLFPGRSYTSTIVVSNSGNATATNVAVKDLLGQLTGGTAVVNFGSGSFTVSPAGTTGTVGRSGNEITTVPATVDLPAGGNITVTLTSTIPAGATAGQYCDVASFTSGNAGTGQTTACVTVRAILAEQLQMVDTVDPITVAGTTTVYDGTYLIETTSNESAINNKINFAFGVTNPLQNSGGVFNFSNVRVYFDPTPVRDPQTGTVTSDYTSATAVLLTNGTQYTTNANSGTGQLTLTFTPSFALSAGAALYTRVDAMAPAGVNPDNYNSTVLWQNTGSKSGQLYQQYKSESTTVISK, from the coding sequence ATGTTAAAGACCCGTATTGGAATGTTAGCCCTCACTGGTATGTTGGCCCTCGCGTCTTGCGGTTCACAAGGCCCCAGCACCGTCACCCAGCCCCCTGTGAACGCCACCACAGTATCGGTGAACTTTGCCAACCCCAACGGCTACACCATCGTGGTGAAAGATGCTGCTGGCAATACCGTGACCAACCTCGCCCAGGTGGCTCCCGGCACCTACACCGTCACCTTCAGCAAAGGTGGCTTCAAAACCCAGACCCGCACCTACACCTTTGTGGAAGGCCAGAACTACAACCTGGAAGTGCCCACCCTGGAAGCCATCAGCGGTGCCTTCTTCATCAACGACCAGGGCCAGATCATCGAGATCAGCAAAGCCGACGTGGACAACGCTGGCAGCCGGTTTGTTTTCTACGCCTGGCTTGAAAATGAGCAGAGCGGGATTTACCTCCCCAACATCACCAACTTCACCGATCCTGGCCAGCCCAGTGCTGGAGAGCAGGATGAAGTGGCTCCCACCAACACCCAGAACCTGGCAGCAGGCTACGTGGGCTACAAAGCCAGCGACGGCAAAGTCTACCCTGTGATCGGCGCTTCTGTGCGCTGGGACATCCTGGAGCAGACCGGCAGTGTGCGTTTCAGTGCAGCCGATGACGGTGGCAACTCTGGCGGCGTGACCCCCCAGTACATCAGCGACAATGCCATGACCGCTGAAACCTTCACCAACCGCGCAGGCAACCCCAACAACGCCCGCTTCCCCTCCAGCCTGCAGTACCCCACCTACAACCGCACCGGAATCGGCACCCCCGACACCAACGGTTTCACCTGGACGGCCCTCAACCACGATCCCAAGTTCACCACCGCCACCGCACGGGTCCGTGCAGTTGCCTACGTGAACGGCACCGAAATCACCAAACAGTGGCTCAACAAGACCTTTGCTCCCAGTGCCAAACTCACCATCAGCAAAGATCCTGCCGCCCAGGAAACCCTGGTCAACGAAGCCAAGAGCTTCACCGTCACCGTCAAGAACATCGGTCAGGGTGCAGCCACCAACATCAAACTCAATGACAAACTGATGTCTGGCAACGCAGCTGCTTACGGCATCACTGCACCTGCCAACTCCACCCCCAACACCACCGATGGCTTCGATGCCAGCTTCGATCTGGCCCCCGGTGAGAGCCGCACCTTCACCTTCCCTGCACAGGCCAGCGCCACCGGCGTTTACTGTGACATGGCAACCATCACCAGCTTCGTGAACGGTGCTTTCGGAGTGCAGAACCCCACCGACCTGAACGACAGCGCCTGCTTGACCGTGCGTGCCCCCAAACTCAACATCATCAAGGAATTTGTGGATGCTGCAGGCAATGTGATTGCCGATCCCCAGACCGTGATGGCCAACACCGACGCTTCGGTGCGTGTGACCGTCTCCAACGGTGGGGATGCCACCGCCACAGGCGTGGTCGTCACCGACAACCTCAATGGTGGAGCCAGCGCACCTTACAGTGTCAGCCAGCTGCCCACCGGAACCACCGCCAATGCCAATGATGGTTTTGTGGCTCCTGCCTTCGATCTGGCCGCCGGTCAGACCAAGTCCTTCCTGTTCAAAGTGCGTGCTTCTGAAGACGGCAAGTACTGTGATACCGCCAGCTTCACCAGCCGCAACGCTGGAACCGGCATGGATGACGCCTGCTTGATCGTGGCCACCCCCAAACTGAACATCGTCAAGACCAACACCCCCACCGACAACCTGTTCCCCGGACGCAGCTACACCTCCACCATCGTGGTGAGCAACAGCGGCAACGCCACTGCAACCAACGTGGCTGTGAAAGACCTCCTGGGTCAGCTGACCGGCGGCACCGCAGTGGTCAACTTCGGCAGCGGTTCCTTCACCGTCAGCCCCGCTGGCACCACCGGAACCGTGGGCCGCAGTGGCAACGAAATCACCACCGTTCCTGCCACCGTGGACCTGCCTGCAGGCGGCAACATCACCGTCACCCTGACCAGCACCATCCCCGCAGGAGCCACCGCTGGACAGTACTGTGACGTGGCTTCCTTCACCAGTGGCAACGCTGGAACCGGTCAGACCACCGCCTGTGTGACCGTTCGCGCCATCCTGGCCGAGCAGCTGCAGATGGTCGACACCGTTGACCCCATCACCGTGGCTGGCACCACCACCGTCTACGACGGCACCTACCTGATTGAAACCACCTCCAACGAAAGTGCGATCAACAACAAGATCAACTTCGCCTTCGGTGTGACCAATCCTCTGCAGAACAGCGGCGGTGTCTTCAACTTCAGCAACGTGCGCGTCTACTTCGATCCCACCCCTGTGCGCGATCCCCAGACTGGTACGGTCACCTCTGACTACACCAGTGCCACCGCAGTGCTGCTGACCAACGGCACCCAGTACACCACCAACGCCAACAGCGGCACCGGTCAGCTGACCCTGACCTTCACCCCCTCCTTCGCCCTCAGCGCTGGAGCCGCCCTGTACACCCGTGTGGATGCCATGGCACCCGCCGGTGTCAATCCCGACAACTACAACTCCACGGTGCTGTGGCAGAACACTGGCAGCAAGTCTGGCCAGCTGTACCAACAGTACAAGTCCGAGTCCACCACTGTCATCAGCAAGTAA
- a CDS encoding cupin domain-containing protein has translation MKASIHNSEHYVWGGSCDGWKLLQQPGLSVIQERMPAGTQEIAHYHEQAEQFFYVLSGELTLRFQTGDVLLTAQEGVHVPALRSHTAMNLSAADVHFLVVSSPSTVGDRVVIEQIG, from the coding sequence ATGAAGGCCAGCATTCACAACAGCGAACATTATGTGTGGGGTGGCAGCTGTGACGGCTGGAAGCTGTTGCAGCAACCCGGTCTCAGTGTCATCCAGGAAAGGATGCCTGCAGGCACCCAGGAGATCGCCCATTACCATGAGCAGGCAGAGCAGTTCTTTTATGTGCTTTCGGGAGAACTCACCCTGCGGTTCCAGACGGGAGATGTTCTGTTGACTGCCCAGGAGGGGGTGCATGTGCCTGCTTTGCGTTCCCACACTGCCATGAACCTCAGTGCTGCAGATGTGCATTTCCTGGTGGTGTCCAGCCCCAGCACCGTGGGAGATCGGGTGGTCATCGAACAGATCGGGTAA